In one window of Micromonospora cathayae DNA:
- the cysD gene encoding sulfate adenylyltransferase subunit CysD translates to MDSGSSPVYQATHLDALEAESIFVMREVVAEMERPVLLFSGGKDSIVMLRLAEKAFAPANIPFPVMHVDTGHNFEEVLEYRDRRVTELALQLIVASVPEALVRGLVQAPSDGTRNRIQTPVLLDAVEKHRFDALFGGARRDEEKARAKERVFSFRDEFGQWDPKNQRPELWSLYNGRHHPGESIRVFPLSNWTELDVWHYIARERIPLPSIYFAHDREVVDRDGMLYAVHEHLPVRAGEEVFTARVRYRTVGDASCTAAVRSDADTVEKVIEEVAATRITERGATRGDDRVSEAAMEDRKREGYF, encoded by the coding sequence ATGGACAGCGGATCGTCGCCGGTGTACCAGGCCACCCACCTGGACGCGTTGGAGGCGGAGAGCATCTTCGTGATGCGTGAGGTGGTGGCGGAGATGGAGCGGCCGGTGCTGCTCTTCTCCGGGGGCAAGGACTCGATCGTGATGCTCCGGTTGGCGGAGAAGGCGTTCGCCCCGGCGAACATCCCGTTCCCGGTGATGCACGTCGACACCGGCCACAACTTCGAGGAGGTGCTGGAGTACCGGGACCGCCGGGTCACCGAACTGGCGTTGCAGCTGATCGTGGCGAGCGTGCCGGAGGCCCTGGTCCGAGGGCTGGTCCAGGCGCCGTCGGACGGCACCCGCAACCGGATCCAGACGCCGGTGCTGCTGGATGCGGTGGAGAAGCACCGGTTTGATGCGTTGTTCGGTGGGGCGCGGCGGGATGAGGAGAAGGCGCGGGCGAAGGAGCGGGTGTTCTCGTTCCGGGATGAGTTCGGGCAGTGGGATCCGAAGAATCAGCGGCCGGAGTTGTGGTCGTTGTACAACGGTCGGCATCATCCGGGTGAGTCGATTCGGGTGTTTCCGTTGTCGAACTGGACCGAGTTGGATGTGTGGCACTACATCGCTCGGGAGCGGATTCCGTTGCCGTCGATCTACTTCGCGCACGACCGTGAGGTCGTCGACCGGGACGGCATGCTCTACGCCGTCCACGAGCACCTGCCGGTCCGCGCGGGGGAGGAGGTCTTCACCGCCCGGGTCCGCTACCGGACCGTGGGTGACGCGTCGTGTACTGCTGCGGTGCGGTCGGATGCGGACACGGTGGAGAAGGTGATCGAGGAGGTGGCGGCGACTCGGATCACGGAGCGGGGTGCGACCCGGGGTGACGACCGGGTGAGTGAGGCCGCGATGGAGGACCGTAAGCGGGAGGGCTACTTCTGA
- the cysN gene encoding sulfate adenylyltransferase subunit CysN: protein MSTDTMPLLDGDAALRSMDLLRFATAGSVDDGKSTLIGRLLYDTKSLFSDQLAAVEAVSAARGDEYTNLALLTDGLRAEREQGITIDVAYRYFATPRRKFIIADTPGHIQYTRNMVTGASTADLALILVDARKGLVEQSRRHAFLCSLLRVPHLVLCVNKMDLVDWSQEVYDRIADEFTAFAAKLDVPDLSVIPVSALQGDNIVSRSENMPWYEGPSLLHHLEHVHIASDRNLVDVRFPVQYVIRPQSTTVTDYRGYAGQVASGVVKPGDEVMVLPSGFMSRVAAVETADGPVEEAFPPMSVTVRLTDEIDISRGDMICRPNNAPAVTQDIEAMICWMDETRPLQVGGKYTIKHTTRTARAIVRGLHYRLDINSLHRDDTATELRLNEIGRVRLRTTIPLLADEYRRNRTTGGFIVIDETTNRTVAAAMIVDTA from the coding sequence ATGAGCACCGACACCATGCCACTGCTCGACGGTGATGCCGCCCTGCGGTCGATGGACCTGCTGCGGTTCGCCACGGCGGGCAGTGTGGACGACGGGAAGTCCACCCTGATCGGGCGGCTGTTGTACGACACGAAGTCGTTGTTCTCGGATCAGTTGGCGGCGGTGGAGGCGGTGTCGGCCGCCAGGGGTGACGAGTACACCAACCTGGCTCTGCTCACCGATGGTCTGCGCGCGGAGCGGGAGCAGGGCATCACCATCGATGTCGCGTACCGGTACTTCGCGACGCCGAGGCGGAAGTTCATCATCGCCGACACCCCGGGGCACATCCAGTACACCCGGAACATGGTGACCGGGGCGTCCACGGCCGATCTGGCGTTGATCCTGGTGGATGCCCGGAAGGGTCTGGTGGAGCAGTCCCGCCGGCACGCCTTCCTGTGCTCGTTGTTGCGGGTGCCGCACCTGGTGTTGTGTGTGAACAAGATGGACCTGGTGGACTGGTCGCAGGAGGTGTACGACCGGATCGCCGACGAGTTCACCGCGTTCGCCGCGAAGTTGGACGTGCCGGACCTGTCGGTGATTCCGGTGTCGGCGTTGCAGGGTGACAACATCGTGTCCCGGTCGGAGAACATGCCCTGGTACGAGGGCCCCTCCCTGCTGCACCACTTGGAGCATGTGCACATCGCCTCGGACCGGAACCTGGTCGACGTGCGGTTCCCGGTGCAGTACGTGATCCGCCCCCAGTCGACCACGGTCACCGACTACCGCGGTTACGCCGGTCAGGTCGCGTCGGGGGTGGTCAAGCCGGGTGACGAGGTGATGGTGCTGCCGTCGGGGTTCATGTCCCGGGTCGCGGCGGTGGAGACCGCGGACGGGCCGGTCGAGGAGGCGTTCCCGCCGATGTCGGTGACGGTCCGCCTGACCGATGAGATCGACATCTCGCGGGGGGACATGATCTGCCGGCCGAACAACGCCCCGGCGGTGACGCAGGACATCGAGGCGATGATCTGCTGGATGGACGAGACCCGACCGTTGCAGGTGGGTGGGAAGTACACGATCAAGCACACCACCCGTACTGCCCGGGCGATCGTGCGGGGGCTGCACTACCGGTTGGACATCAACAGTCTGCACCGCGACGACACCGCCACCGAACTACGGTTGAACGAGATCGGCCGGGTGCGACTCCGCACCACGATCCCGCTGCTGGCGGACGAGTACCGGCGCAATCGGACCACGGGTGGGTTCATCGTGATCGACGAGACCACCAACCGTACCGTCGCCGCCGCCATGATCGTCGACACCGCCTGA
- a CDS encoding SDR family NAD(P)-dependent oxidoreductase, which produces MEDVTRRRLVVVTGASSGIGLAAAVDLARAGDQVVLVGRDPARLTAAGERVREVSGERPELFRADFAVLDDVRGLAERLRDAYDRIDVLANNAGAIVLQPLTTVDGYELSIQANHLAPFLLSNLLRDRIGRMVVTASGAHRSGALDPDDLNATLRRYRPMRAYGTSKQANILFTAEAARRWPDVPAHCFHPGVVRTRFGSDSKFVALGMRIMPFRSPEQGADTLVWLAREDPARLVDGGYYVDRRPRRPLPKAADRDVAARLWDASAQAVGL; this is translated from the coding sequence GTGGAAGATGTCACGCGGCGACGGTTGGTGGTGGTGACCGGGGCCAGTTCGGGCATCGGGCTGGCCGCCGCCGTGGACCTGGCCCGCGCCGGTGACCAGGTGGTCCTGGTCGGGCGGGACCCGGCCCGGCTCACCGCCGCCGGTGAGCGGGTACGGGAGGTGAGCGGGGAACGCCCCGAGCTGTTCCGGGCCGACTTCGCGGTGCTGGACGACGTACGCGGGCTGGCCGAGCGGCTGCGGGACGCGTACGACCGGATCGACGTGCTCGCCAACAACGCCGGGGCGATCGTGTTGCAGCCGTTGACCACGGTCGACGGGTACGAACTCTCCATCCAGGCCAACCACCTGGCCCCGTTCCTGCTGAGCAACCTGCTGCGGGACCGGATCGGCCGGATGGTGGTCACCGCCTCGGGCGCGCACCGCAGCGGCGCGCTCGACCCGGACGACCTGAACGCCACGCTGCGCCGGTACCGGCCGATGCGCGCGTACGGCACCAGCAAGCAGGCCAACATCCTGTTCACCGCCGAGGCGGCCCGTCGCTGGCCGGACGTACCGGCGCACTGCTTCCACCCGGGCGTGGTGCGGACCCGGTTCGGCAGCGACAGCAAGTTCGTGGCCCTCGGCATGCGGATCATGCCGTTCCGCAGCCCGGAGCAGGGCGCGGACACCCTGGTCTGGCTGGCCCGGGAGGACCCGGCCCGGCTGGTCGACGGCGGCTACTACGTGGACCGGCGACCCCGCCGCCCGCTGCCCAAGGCCGCCGACCGGGACGTGGCCGCCCGGCTCTGGGACGCCAGCGCGCAGGCCGTCGGCCTGTAG
- a CDS encoding HpcH/HpaI aldolase/citrate lyase family protein: MAAVGRPRRSCLAVPGSSVKMLGKAQGLPADQVFLDLEDAVAPLAKPEARKNVVAALNEGDWAGKTRVVRVNDLTTPWTYRDVIDVVEGAGANLDCVMLPKVQDAAQVQWLDLTLTQLEKTLGLPVGRIGIEAQIENAAGLVNVDTIAASPRVETIIFGPADFMASINMRSLAVGALNPDYPGDPYHYILMRILMAARMHDKQAIDGPFLQIRDVDGFRAVAKRSAALGFDGKWVLHPGQIDAANEVYSPDQADYDHAELILDAYEHYTSEAGGRRGAVMLGDEMIDEASRKMALVIAAKGRAAGMTRTSTFTPPTG, translated from the coding sequence ATGGCCGCAGTCGGGCGTCCCCGTCGATCGTGCCTCGCCGTGCCGGGGTCGAGCGTCAAGATGCTCGGCAAGGCCCAGGGCCTCCCGGCCGACCAGGTGTTCCTGGACCTGGAGGACGCGGTCGCCCCGCTGGCCAAGCCGGAGGCCCGGAAGAACGTCGTCGCCGCGCTCAACGAGGGCGACTGGGCCGGCAAGACCCGGGTGGTCCGGGTCAACGACCTGACCACCCCGTGGACGTACCGGGACGTGATCGACGTGGTCGAGGGGGCCGGGGCCAACCTGGACTGCGTCATGCTGCCGAAGGTGCAGGACGCCGCCCAGGTGCAGTGGCTCGACCTCACCCTGACCCAGTTGGAGAAGACGCTCGGCCTGCCGGTCGGCCGGATCGGCATCGAGGCGCAGATCGAGAACGCGGCCGGGCTGGTCAACGTCGACACGATCGCCGCCTCGCCCCGGGTCGAGACGATCATCTTCGGTCCGGCCGATTTCATGGCCTCGATCAACATGCGGTCGCTGGCGGTCGGCGCGCTCAATCCCGACTACCCGGGCGACCCGTACCACTACATCCTGATGCGCATCCTGATGGCCGCCCGGATGCACGACAAGCAGGCCATCGACGGCCCGTTCCTCCAGATCCGGGACGTGGACGGCTTCCGCGCGGTGGCGAAACGCTCGGCCGCGCTCGGCTTCGACGGCAAGTGGGTGCTGCACCCGGGGCAGATCGACGCCGCCAACGAGGTGTACTCGCCGGACCAGGCCGACTACGACCACGCCGAGCTGATCCTCGACGCGTACGAGCACTACACCTCGGAGGCCGGCGGGCGGCGCGGCGCGGTCATGCTCGGCGACGAGATGATCGACGAGGCGTCCCGCAAGATGGCGCTGGTGATCGCGGCCAAGGGGCGGGCCGCCGGGATGACCCGGACCTCCACCTTCACCCCGCCGACCGGCTGA
- a CDS encoding DUF4190 domain-containing protein, translated as MTYPSPDDAWQDPARAGQPSAPPVDPTRPTTDPPPPEQPYGGDPHPYAQPGGEVPYAQPVGKTPYGQPGGDPYAMGGYATPGYPPPGYPPMGYPAYPYPPVRRTNSMALAALILSLVGIASCLTAPVGAILGHVARKQIRETGEDGEGMAKAAIIVGWVLTGLLVLAIVFYIVVIVFAISESSSTSY; from the coding sequence ATGACGTATCCCTCGCCCGACGACGCCTGGCAGGACCCGGCCCGGGCCGGTCAGCCGTCCGCCCCACCGGTCGACCCGACCCGCCCGACGACCGATCCACCGCCCCCGGAACAGCCGTACGGCGGCGACCCCCACCCGTACGCCCAGCCGGGCGGGGAGGTGCCGTACGCCCAGCCGGTCGGGAAGACGCCGTACGGCCAGCCGGGCGGCGACCCGTACGCGATGGGTGGTTACGCGACGCCGGGCTACCCACCGCCCGGCTACCCACCGATGGGCTACCCGGCATACCCCTATCCGCCGGTACGCCGGACCAACAGCATGGCGCTGGCGGCGCTGATCCTGTCGCTGGTCGGGATCGCCTCCTGCCTCACCGCCCCGGTCGGTGCGATCCTCGGCCACGTCGCCCGCAAGCAGATCCGGGAGACCGGCGAGGACGGCGAGGGGATGGCGAAGGCCGCGATCATCGTCGGGTGGGTGCTCACCGGTCTGCTCGTACTGGCGATCGTCTTCTACATCGTGGTCATCGTCTTCGCGATCTCGGAATCGTCCTCGACGAGCTACTGA
- a CDS encoding SDR family NAD(P)-dependent oxidoreductase — translation MAIDARATDRSGRSRRDVSRPGSGRRSRVLPAALTDQDEPAVLPEPVTMRLDGRVALVTGAGSPDGIGYATARRLTDLGARVAIVSTTRRIHERAGELGVTGFVADLTDESEVGALADAVAEQLGEVEVLVNNAGLASRASPEVLRPVAQLSYDEWRAEIDRNLNTAFLCSRAFIGGMAERGWGRIVNLAATAGAVNALPTEAAYSAAKAGVVGLTRALAMEMIADGVTVNAVAPGTIHTAASTVAEIRHGLGTPVGRPGTPDEVAAAIVFLCSPAASYITGQMLVVDGGNSVREAQFR, via the coding sequence ATGGCGATTGACGCGCGTGCCACGGACCGTTCCGGCCGTTCCCGTCGGGACGTGAGCCGCCCCGGGTCCGGTCGGCGCAGCCGGGTCCTCCCGGCGGCCCTGACCGACCAGGACGAGCCGGCCGTCCTGCCCGAGCCGGTGACCATGCGGTTGGACGGGCGGGTGGCGCTGGTGACCGGCGCGGGCAGCCCGGACGGCATCGGGTACGCCACCGCCCGGCGACTGACCGATCTCGGTGCCCGGGTGGCCATCGTCTCCACCACCCGACGCATCCACGAGCGGGCCGGCGAGCTGGGGGTGACCGGGTTCGTCGCGGACCTGACCGACGAGTCCGAGGTCGGCGCGCTGGCTGACGCGGTCGCCGAGCAGCTGGGCGAGGTGGAGGTGCTGGTCAACAACGCCGGCCTGGCGAGCCGGGCCAGCCCGGAGGTGCTCCGCCCGGTGGCCCAGCTCAGCTACGACGAGTGGCGCGCCGAGATCGACCGGAACCTGAACACCGCGTTCCTGTGCAGCCGGGCGTTCATCGGCGGCATGGCCGAGCGCGGCTGGGGGCGGATCGTCAACCTCGCGGCCACCGCCGGGGCGGTCAACGCGCTGCCCACCGAGGCGGCGTACTCGGCGGCCAAGGCCGGCGTGGTGGGGCTGACCCGGGCCCTGGCGATGGAGATGATCGCCGACGGGGTGACCGTCAACGCGGTCGCTCCGGGCACCATCCACACCGCCGCCTCGACGGTCGCGGAGATCCGGCACGGCCTCGGCACCCCGGTCGGCCGGCCCGGTACGCCGGACGAGGTGGCCGCCGCGATCGTCTTCCTCTGCTCGCCGGCGGCCTCGTACATCACCGGCCAGATGCTGGTGGTCGACGGCGGGAACAGCGTCCGGGAGGCCCAGTTCCGCTGA
- a CDS encoding DUF4190 domain-containing protein, with protein MGYPPPSGPGEPNWSDQPHQGDQPYQGDQPYQGDQPPRPQWGEQPSYAPQPPYGQYGPPPPRSGNTNVLAILSLVFAFVFAPAGIVLGHLARRQIRQTHEQGDQLAFWGLILSYVFTGLYLLFCCGWLGLAIWAGSTGDSTGTG; from the coding sequence GTGGGTTACCCACCACCGTCAGGACCAGGCGAGCCGAACTGGAGCGACCAGCCCCACCAGGGCGACCAGCCGTACCAGGGCGACCAGCCGTACCAGGGCGACCAGCCGCCGCGACCGCAGTGGGGTGAACAGCCGTCCTACGCCCCGCAGCCGCCGTACGGGCAGTACGGGCCACCACCGCCACGCAGCGGCAACACGAACGTACTGGCGATCCTGTCGCTGGTCTTCGCGTTCGTCTTCGCGCCGGCCGGCATCGTCCTCGGTCACCTGGCCCGCCGGCAGATCCGGCAGACCCACGAGCAGGGCGACCAGCTCGCCTTCTGGGGCCTGATCCTCAGCTACGTCTTCACCGGGCTCTACCTGCTGTTCTGCTGCGGCTGGCTCGGCCTGGCCATCTGGGCCGGCTCGACCGGCGACAGCACCGGCACCGGCTGA
- a CDS encoding CoA-binding protein: protein MRSPSQILADAAVIAVVGASRDPRKAAHSVPAQMQRYGWRIVPVNPTADELFGERVYRSLADIPHPVDLVDVFRPAEDAVEVVREAVAIGAPAVWLQLGIVSPEARRIAEAAGIDYVEDRCLIVERAAAGLTRR, encoded by the coding sequence ATGCGCAGCCCTTCGCAGATCCTCGCCGACGCCGCCGTGATCGCCGTCGTGGGCGCGTCCCGCGATCCCCGCAAGGCCGCGCACAGTGTGCCGGCCCAGATGCAGCGGTACGGCTGGCGCATCGTCCCGGTCAACCCGACGGCGGACGAGCTCTTCGGGGAACGGGTCTACCGGTCGCTGGCCGACATCCCGCACCCGGTGGACCTGGTGGACGTCTTCCGGCCGGCCGAGGACGCCGTCGAGGTGGTACGCGAGGCGGTGGCGATCGGCGCTCCGGCGGTCTGGTTGCAGCTCGGCATCGTCTCGCCCGAGGCCCGGCGGATCGCCGAGGCGGCGGGCATCGACTACGTCGAGGACCGCTGCCTGATCGTCGAGCGGGCCGCCGCCGGCCTCACCCGCCGCTGA
- a CDS encoding thiol-disulfide oxidoreductase DCC family protein, translating to MERSTFVYDGDCAFCTRCAEFIERRIPTEVTVVPWQFADLDALGLTVAECEEAVQWVGADGSRAAGPDAIARLLGTSNAGWRAGGGLLRLPPVRVAAWPVYRWVARNRHRLPGGTAACALPQEARERLYGPTGRPPAAGA from the coding sequence ATGGAGAGGTCGACCTTCGTCTACGACGGGGACTGCGCGTTCTGCACCAGGTGCGCCGAGTTCATCGAACGCCGGATCCCCACCGAGGTCACGGTGGTGCCCTGGCAGTTCGCCGATCTGGACGCGCTGGGCCTGACCGTGGCCGAGTGCGAGGAGGCCGTGCAGTGGGTCGGCGCGGACGGCTCCCGCGCGGCCGGCCCGGACGCGATCGCCCGGCTGCTCGGCACCAGCAACGCCGGCTGGCGGGCGGGTGGCGGCCTGCTCCGACTGCCTCCGGTACGGGTCGCCGCCTGGCCGGTGTACCGCTGGGTGGCCCGGAACCGGCACCGGCTGCCGGGCGGTACGGCGGCCTGCGCGCTGCCACAGGAGGCGCGGGAGCGCCTCTACGGCCCGACCGGGCGACCGCCTGCCGCCGGGGCCTGA
- a CDS encoding HTTM domain-containing protein — protein sequence MDGPVSVVGRWLTEAVPRGRIAAFRTLVYLFVAGDLVFFTPWVRTHASVPGELYQPLFVGRMLHLPTPTDLLVDGVFWTLLVLALLAATGRAPRLLGWSVCALYLYWMIIAMSYGKVDHDRFGLLVALAVLPTAGRARHGDPTRTEAGGWALRVTQIAVVCTYFLAAWAKLRFGGPEWMTGSVLARAIIRRGTDLADLIAQVPYLLIVAQFGIIAFELLSPVVFLLPERWRLAMVGFFYSFHAVTMATITISFAPHLVAMTAFLPLERVRPVVRLRRLARRRTGDDTPPDGAGSAEPGPTAEAAPVLPAGQAPAAGGRPVGP from the coding sequence GTGGACGGCCCGGTGAGCGTCGTCGGCCGGTGGCTGACCGAGGCGGTCCCGCGTGGCCGGATCGCCGCCTTCCGTACCCTGGTGTACCTCTTCGTCGCCGGTGACCTGGTGTTCTTCACCCCGTGGGTACGCACCCACGCCAGTGTGCCCGGAGAGCTGTACCAGCCACTGTTCGTCGGCCGGATGCTGCACCTGCCCACCCCGACCGACCTGCTGGTCGACGGGGTCTTCTGGACGTTGCTGGTGCTCGCCCTGCTCGCCGCGACCGGCCGCGCACCCCGGCTGCTCGGCTGGTCGGTCTGTGCGCTGTACCTGTACTGGATGATCATCGCGATGAGCTACGGCAAGGTCGACCACGACCGGTTCGGCCTGCTGGTGGCCCTCGCCGTCCTCCCCACCGCCGGCCGGGCCCGGCACGGTGACCCGACCCGTACCGAGGCGGGTGGCTGGGCGCTGCGGGTCACCCAGATCGCGGTGGTCTGCACGTACTTCCTGGCCGCCTGGGCGAAACTGCGTTTCGGCGGGCCGGAGTGGATGACCGGCTCGGTGCTGGCCCGGGCCATCATCAGGCGCGGCACCGACCTGGCCGACCTGATCGCGCAGGTGCCGTACCTGCTGATCGTCGCCCAGTTCGGGATCATCGCCTTCGAACTGCTCAGCCCGGTGGTGTTCCTGCTGCCCGAACGCTGGCGGCTGGCCATGGTCGGCTTCTTCTACTCGTTCCACGCGGTCACCATGGCCACCATCACCATCTCGTTCGCGCCGCACCTGGTGGCGATGACCGCCTTCCTGCCGCTGGAACGGGTCCGCCCGGTGGTCCGGCTCCGGCGGCTGGCCCGACGCCGCACCGGCGACGACACCCCGCCGGACGGGGCAGGGTCGGCGGAACCCGGGCCGACGGCGGAGGCTGCGCCGGTGCTGCCGGCCGGTCAGGCCCCGGCGGCAGGCGGTCGCCCGGTCGGGCCGTAG
- the trxA gene encoding thioredoxin yields MATVELTTANFDEVTGQDGIVLVDFWAEWCGPCKRFAPVYERSSEKHPNIVFGKVDTEAQQALGAKFDIRSIPTIMAIRDGVIVFAQPGALPESALENLIEQVEALDMDDVRKKLAEHQH; encoded by the coding sequence ATGGCAACCGTTGAGCTGACCACGGCGAACTTCGACGAGGTGACCGGCCAGGACGGCATCGTCCTGGTCGACTTCTGGGCCGAGTGGTGTGGCCCGTGCAAGCGGTTCGCCCCGGTCTACGAGCGCTCGTCGGAGAAGCACCCGAACATCGTCTTCGGCAAGGTTGACACCGAGGCCCAGCAGGCGCTCGGCGCGAAGTTCGACATCCGGTCCATCCCCACGATCATGGCGATCCGGGACGGCGTGATCGTCTTCGCCCAGCCCGGCGCCCTTCCCGAGTCCGCCCTGGAGAACCTGATCGAGCAGGTCGAGGCGCTGGACATGGACGACGTCCGCAAGAAGCTCGCCGAGCACCAGCACTGA
- a CDS encoding TrmH family RNA methyltransferase, translating into MTGEQLDVGVGPWPGDPPDDPRYDPELLTEGDRRNVVDRYRYWRREAVVADLDHRRHDFHVAIENWQHDFNIGTVVRNANAFLAAEVHIVGRRRWNRRGAMVTDRYQHVRHHETIEEFVAWAADGELPVVGIDNLPGSRPLETTTLPRRCVLLFGQEGPGLSEPARAACHQLFSIAQYGSTRSINAGVASGIAMHAWIRAHAGPPPA; encoded by the coding sequence GTGACCGGTGAGCAGCTCGACGTCGGCGTGGGACCCTGGCCGGGCGACCCGCCCGACGACCCGCGGTACGACCCGGAACTGCTCACCGAGGGGGACCGGCGCAACGTGGTCGACCGGTACCGCTACTGGCGGCGGGAGGCGGTGGTGGCGGACCTGGACCACCGCCGGCACGACTTCCACGTGGCGATCGAGAACTGGCAGCACGACTTCAACATCGGCACGGTGGTCCGCAACGCCAACGCGTTCCTCGCCGCCGAGGTGCACATCGTCGGGCGGCGGCGCTGGAACCGGCGCGGCGCGATGGTGACCGACCGGTACCAGCACGTCCGGCACCACGAGACGATCGAGGAGTTCGTCGCCTGGGCGGCCGACGGAGAGCTGCCGGTGGTCGGCATCGACAACCTGCCCGGATCCCGACCGTTGGAGACCACCACCCTGCCCCGGCGTTGCGTGCTGCTGTTCGGGCAGGAGGGACCGGGGCTCTCCGAACCGGCCCGCGCCGCCTGCCACCAGCTCTTCTCGATCGCCCAGTACGGCTCGACCCGGTCCATCAACGCCGGGGTGGCCAGCGGCATCGCCATGCACGCCTGGATCCGGGCGCACGCCGGGCCACCCCCGGCCTGA
- a CDS encoding DUF6758 family protein, with protein sequence MSVSVSCPRCGGPVRGPDLMHTESRCLVCGPVPPLHVPEHIGPEIVSSVVERISAGGATTPIWCPWPLPPGWTLTGVAWAGDDRTGVRATVVACAGPEPLGGGPADVVFVAEEPGVGLGTRFAGLSGPDPGPQLTEALRDPGPRHPEHVATAKVRAGGHPTPLWLVNSSTDRSAYAGEARGMWLHAIAWPASAGHLLAEQVVLHDLTEWTPPELVYGAPSPYLHGKA encoded by the coding sequence ATGAGTGTTTCGGTGAGCTGTCCGCGGTGTGGCGGACCGGTACGGGGGCCGGACCTGATGCACACCGAGTCCCGCTGTCTGGTCTGTGGTCCCGTCCCACCGCTGCACGTGCCCGAGCACATCGGTCCGGAGATCGTGTCGAGCGTGGTGGAGCGGATATCCGCTGGTGGCGCGACCACCCCGATCTGGTGCCCGTGGCCGCTGCCGCCCGGCTGGACGCTGACCGGCGTCGCCTGGGCCGGCGACGACCGGACCGGGGTGCGTGCCACGGTGGTGGCGTGCGCCGGTCCGGAACCGCTCGGTGGCGGCCCGGCCGACGTGGTCTTCGTGGCCGAGGAACCCGGCGTCGGCCTGGGCACCCGCTTCGCGGGTCTGTCCGGTCCCGATCCCGGTCCGCAGCTCACCGAGGCGCTGCGGGACCCGGGTCCCCGGCACCCCGAGCACGTCGCCACCGCGAAGGTCCGGGCCGGCGGGCACCCGACTCCACTGTGGCTCGTGAATTCCTCGACGGACCGGAGCGCCTACGCCGGCGAGGCTCGGGGAATGTGGCTCCATGCGATAGCCTGGCCGGCGAGCGCGGGTCACCTCCTCGCGGAACAGGTCGTGCTGCACGACCTGACCGAGTGGACTCCGCCCGAGCTCGTGTACGGTGCGCCCTCTCCATACCTGCACGGGAAGGCTTGA
- a CDS encoding PH domain-containing protein, whose translation MGSPSGLPPDPDDPDRERRERDTEPIPRYRDDDPTGYGPGRGERASYPDDPGYPDEGRSGRTWVRDPEPEYQPPVFSDDELAGLRADTAGNVPRRVLPLEDEPSSLVARYLFPTERYRGEWKRHWIHLTTPILVGVAATFVLGYLSGFLAGQNVGALTTIAVLLWFAVMGWVAWKVADWWYDRFILTNKRVMVVNGIITRKVAMMPLARVTDMKYEQTPTGRALNYGTFVLESAGQDQALREIKNLPNPNELYLRVVEEMYEPQAVEARLGKEADEAKADDGA comes from the coding sequence ATGGGAAGCCCCTCCGGCCTGCCCCCCGACCCCGACGATCCCGACCGGGAGCGCCGGGAGCGCGACACGGAGCCGATCCCCCGGTACCGGGACGACGACCCTACGGGCTACGGTCCCGGGCGGGGTGAGCGGGCGTCCTATCCGGACGACCCCGGTTACCCCGACGAGGGACGCTCGGGTCGCACCTGGGTCCGGGACCCGGAGCCCGAGTACCAGCCGCCCGTCTTCAGCGACGACGAGCTGGCCGGCCTCCGGGCGGACACCGCCGGGAACGTGCCCCGACGGGTGCTTCCGCTGGAGGACGAGCCCAGCTCGCTGGTGGCCCGCTACCTCTTCCCCACCGAACGGTACCGGGGCGAGTGGAAGCGGCACTGGATCCACCTCACCACACCGATCCTGGTGGGGGTGGCCGCCACCTTCGTCCTCGGCTACCTCTCCGGCTTCCTCGCCGGGCAGAACGTCGGCGCGCTGACCACCATCGCCGTGCTGCTCTGGTTCGCGGTGATGGGCTGGGTCGCGTGGAAGGTCGCGGACTGGTGGTACGACCGGTTCATCCTGACCAACAAGCGGGTGATGGTGGTCAACGGCATCATCACCCGGAAGGTCGCGATGATGCCGCTGGCCCGGGTCACCGACATGAAGTACGAACAGACCCCCACCGGCCGGGCCCTCAACTACGGCACCTTCGTGCTCGAGTCCGCCGGTCAGGACCAGGCCCTCCGCGAGATCAAGAATCTCCCCAACCCCAACGAGCTCTACCTGCGGGTCGTCGAGGAGATGTACGAGCCGCAGGCAGTGGAGGCCCGGTTGGGCAAGGAGGCCGACGAGGCCAAGGCCGACGACGGAGCGTGA